The sequence GCTGGCCGGTGCCAGCGGCATCAAGGATGCGTCCACGCCCAAGGAGGTCTACGACCGGGCGATGGAGAAACGGAAATGAGCCGCCGTCTGGGGCGGGTTACTTCCGGACCTTCTTGGTCGGGGTCGGCTTGACCGCGGGGATCAGGCGCTTCGGCAGGAACGGGTGGGTGAGGGCCTCGGAGAGGGTGAACTTGCCGGTGAAGTCCTCCTTCGAATCGGAGTCCTGTTTGCCGAACATGCCTTCCTCGATCAGCAGGAAGACCATTTCGCCCACGTCGCTGCACTCGCGGATGCCCCATTCGCCCATGAGGGTGGCTCCCATCGGGCCGAATTGGTCCAGGGCGAGGTCCCGGAAGCCATCGAGCAGCTCCTGGCCGCTCACGTGGCGGGCGCTGCCGGTGTTCCCGTCGGCGACCCGCTTGAGTGTGAAATCCAGTGCGTCCTTCAGGAAGAAGAAGCCGTGGGGCTCGTAACGCTTGTCGCGTCCAACGATCGCCAGGACCGCTTGTTCGAACTGCACCGGTTGCATGGCGGGGAAACTAGGGGAAAGGGGTTGAGCCTGTCAAAGGAGTTAGAATGGCCCGCGGGAACGGACCCCGGAAAGTCGGTGGGGAGCGGGTGACAATTCCGCCATCCGCCGTCGTTACCCGTTGAGAAGCAGAAAGTCTGCCACCACCAGGCGATGATCGGTATTCCGGCTGGTGACGGCCTGGCAGCGGACCGCTTTGAGCTGGTGGGTGGAGTAGAGGCAGTCCAGGCGGAGGATCGGGACCCGGCGCTGGAAGGTGTCCCCCCAGCCGGTGCCGGCGGCGGAAAAGGCATCGGTGAAGTCCCGCGCCAGCAGCAGGTGGACCGGGTCGCTGGCGGGGGAATTGAAGTCGCCCCCGAGGAGGGTCGGACGGCTGGGGAAGGGGGCCGTTTGTTCCAGCAATTGCAGCGCTGTGGAAAGCTCCTGGCGGCGGGCCTGGCGGACCTCGCGGTGCGTGCGCCAGGCCGAGCGATTCCATAGGCGCAGGTCGGTGGCGGCGCTGGTGAGGTGGATGTTCACGACCTCGATCTCCCGGCCAGTGGGAGTCAGCAGGGTGAGCTGCTGCTCCCGGAAGGCGGGATTCCGCACCTCGCGCTTGATTTTCCAGCGGGTGACGATGCCGTTCGATTCGTGGAACCGGTAATCGCCATGGCCGTCGTAGAGGGCGTCCGCCACGCTTTTGACCTCGGCGGGCGACACCTCCTGAAGCAGGACGACATCCGGTTGCCAGGCGGCGATGTCCGGCACGGGGTTCCCGAACTCACTGTGGGCGCAATTGATGGTCATGACGCGGACCACCGGCTGGCCCTTGTAGGGGGCCGCGGCCCCGGGAGCGGGGGCTTGCTTGGCGAGGTTCACCAGCACCTGGGCCTCATCCGCGAAAAGGAGGACGGTGACCGCCCAGATCCCGGTGACGATCAGCGACAGGGAGGCGCGGAGAAACAGGAAGGCGCTGCACGACAGGGCCAGTCCGATCAGTCCCCAGATCCAAATCGGTGCCACCGTGAAGGCCGCCAGCCGGTCCGGCTGGCGGGAAAAGGCGAACATGGTCACGAAATGCAAGCCCAGCGACGCACCCACCAGGGCCCATCCAAGACGGCGGCGGGTGCGGGCGGCATTCATGACCCGAGCATTATCTAACAGTCCGCGCGGAAATCCAGCGTCTTGTGCCCCCGAGAGGGGGCGGCGGCCACGCGCGGCGAAACCGGCTCAGAGTCCCGGGATGCCCAGGCCGCCGGTGAGCTTCTTCATTTCAGCGGCGGCGAATTCCTTGCCCTTGTTGACGGCTTCCTGGACGCCCTTGAGCACGAGGTCCTGGAGGAACTCGACATCGGACGGATCGACGACGGACGGGTCGATCTTGATCGAGAGCACGTCACCGGCGCAGGTGGACACCACGGTCACCTTGCCGCCGCCGACGCTGGCCTCGACGGTGCGCTGGGCGAGTTCTTCCTGCTTGGCGGCAAGCCCGGCCTGCATCTGCTGGGCTTGTTTCATGAGTTTCTGGATGTTCATGGGAAAGGAGAGTGAAGATTTGAAGACGTAAGACTCAAGACTGGAAAACGACGGGATCGAGGGGGCTCTTCTCTTGCGTCTTGTGTCTTTCAGTCTTGTTTCTGTTTAGCCCACCACCCGGCCTTCGAGGGCGGTGAGGGCGTGTTCGATGAGCGGATCGCGGTGGAAGCTTTCGTCCGCTTGCGGGCGGGCGGGCTTCGGTGGCTCGGGCGGAGCCGCCGGTTCGGCGGATTTGAACGGCGGCGGCTCGACCAGTGGCGGAGGCGGCTCGCTGTGTTCGGGGGCCGCGGCGATCAGGGAATCGAAGCGGCTGGTGATGGCATCGTGAGTGCGCTTCGGCACCGAGGAAACCGGGGCCGGGAAGTCGCTTTCGACTTCCGGTTCCCAGACCTTGGCCACGGGCGGTGGTTCCGGCTCGGGTTCGCGGATGGGCGGGGCCTCGTAGGCGGGCTCGTAAACCGGCTCCGGAGCGGGCTCGGGTTCGAAGACAGGGGCGGGCTCGGGCTCTGGTTCCGATTTCCGGTCGGGTGCCGGGGGCGGAGCGACGGGGACCGCCGGGATGGCGGTGGCTGCCGGGGCGGGAACCGGGAATCCGGCGTCGCCGATGGCATCGGCTCCTTTGGCGAGCACCTTGATCACGTCGGACAGGCGGACTTCGCCAAGGACCTGCACGGCCTTGATCAGGCCGAGTTCGAAATGGAGGCGCTTGTTCGTGGACCACTTCATGCGGCCCTCGGTTTCGGCGAAGACGTCGATGGCGGAGAGGATCCGGTCCGCCGGGTAGGGGTCGGCCGCGGCGAGCAGGCTCTGCCACAGCTCGGCCGGGATACCATCGCCATCGGCGGAGGAATCGAGCTTCGCGACCAGCAGGGCGCGCATCGCGCCGACGAGTTCACCGAGGAGCTGGCCGAGCTCGCGGCCGGATTCGGCTTCCTTCTGGATCAGCGAAAGCGCGGCCGCGGTCTGGCGGGCCAGCAGCGCGGAGGCGAGCTGGGCGACCTTTTCGCGGGAGGTGAAACCGAACACGTCGAGGACGTTCGCCTCGGTGATGTGGTCACCGCAGAAAGCCACGAGCTGGTCGAGCATCGACTGGGCATCGCGCATGCCGCCGTCCGCGCCCTTCGCCACGGCCCAGGCCGCGGCGTCATCGAGCTTCACGTTTTCCTCGCGGGCGATGTGCAGCAGGTGCTTGGCGATCAGCTCGGTCGGGATCGGGCGCAGGTCGAACCGCTGGCAGCGGGACAGGATGGTCGGCAGGATCTTGTTCGCCTCGGTGGTGGCGAAGATGAACTTCACGTGCGGCGGCGGCTCCTCGAGGGTCTTCAGCAGGGCGTTGAAGGCCGCGTTGCTGAGCATGTGGACCTCGTCGATGTAGTAGATCTTGAACTGGCCGCGGGCCGGGGCGAAGCGGACGGACTCGCGGAGGTCGCGGACCTGCTCGACGCCGTTGTTCGAGGCACCGTCGATTTCCAGGACGTCCAGCGAGCGGCCTTCGGCGATCTCGACGCATACGTCCTCGTCCGGATTGAAGTCCGCCTTCGGGCCGCCGGTGCAGTTCAGGGCCTTGGCCAGGATGCGGGCGGTCGAGGTCTTGCCGGTGCCGCGCGGGCCGACGAAGAGGTAGGCGTGGGCGAGGCGCTTTTGCTCGATGGCATTGCGCAGGGTGCGGACGACGTGGTCCTGCCCGAGGACGTCATCGAAGGTTTTGGGACGGTATTTGCGGGCGAAGACCTGGTAGCTCACGCGGCGACTGTATTGGAGTTTGCGGGTTTGTCAGTTTTCAGTTTTGCAAAGGGCATGCGAATTCCCGAACGCGATGAAAAACAACGGCTTTACGAGGACGCCCGGCTGCGGATCAGCGGCCTGACCGCCGGGGAACCGGACCGGATCGCGCGGATGGCGGGCATTGTTTCGGTCCTCCACGGGCTGATGCCGCACTATTACTGGACGGGATTCTACCGCGTCTTGGGCGGCGGGCTGGTGATCGGGCCGTATCAGGGCACGGTCGGCTGCGCACGGATCGCCTGGGGCCGGGGCGTGTGCGGGGCGGCATGGCAGACCGGCGAGACACAGGTGGTGGCGGACGTCCACGCGTTCCCGGGCCACATCGCGTGCGACGCGCTTTCGGAAAGCGAGATCGTGGTGCCAGTGCGGGACCGGGATGGCCGGATCGTGGCGGTGTTCGATGTCGATTCGACCCTGCCCGGCGCGTTCGATGACATCGACCGGATTGGCCTTGAATGGATCTTCTCGGCGTGGGGGGAGTGAACCGCGCGCCATTCGATGGTGGGGAAGAGATTCAACCACGGATGAACGCGGATGGAAGAGGGATGGATTTGGATTTCCGTTTCCGGACAGCCAGCCGTTCATCACTTCTTATCTGTGTCCATCCTGTTCATCCGTGGTTGAATTTCTGATTCGGGGCCCTCGGATCTTCCGGCCCGCCTCCACGTTCTGCCCTCCGGAACCAATAAACCCGCATTCTCATGATCGACGGAGGTTGCTGGCAACGTTGACGCTGCTAGATTGTCCCCGAAATGTCCGACCGGAAGGATTCCAACCACATCTCAGGAGTGAAGCGCCGGCAGGTCGGCCAGTTCGGCAAGACCGCGCCGCGCTGGGCGCTGCTGCTGTTCGTGCTCGGGCTGGTGGCGGCGGGGTTCCTGTTCACTCCGGTGCCCGGGAAGATCAAGCGGGGCCTGCGCGAGGTGTTCGCGCCCAAGGGCGGACCGGTCGGTAAATCCCAGCAGGAGGTCGAGGAACTGCTTCAGAGGGAAGGGGACCGCATCCGTGCCGAGAAGGACGCCGAGGCCCAGCGGGAGATCGACGATCTCCGCAAGGATCTGGAGGCCGCCCGCAAGGTGACATCCCGCCCGGACACGCCGGTGAATCCGCCGCAGAACCAGGTGCCGGACGAGCCGCTGGGGCCGGAAACCGATGTCCGCCAGTTGCGGTCCGGGATTCCCTTCAAGGTCGAGCTGAAGTTCGATCACGGCACGCTGGCCTCGAAGGAGCGGGTGACGCCGGACAGCTATGCCGCGCTCTACACCTTGAGCGTGCGCCTGCCCGCTCCGGCCAAGACCTTGGCGGAGCTCCAGACTTCGAACCCGAAGCTCGGTGCGATGCTGCCGGGGCTGGAGGAGATCCTGAAAAAGGGTGAGGTCTCGAAGTGGTACTACACCCTTTACGACAACAAGACCGCCCGCATCAAACGGGACGCCACCGCGCTCAATGAACTGCTGACCAAGCACAACTTGTTCGACTGCGAAACGATCCTGAACCTCAAGACCGAGGCCGGTCGCCGCGCGATGCTGCTGCAGGCGGACATGGACGTGGTGTCGGATGGCTCGGATGGCGACCGCCTGCCGACGATGCCGGAGGAGATCGTCAATTCCCCGAACTACCAGCCATTCACCAGCTACGGTTGGGCGAAAAAGTCCCAGGTTCCGAACCCGATCGTGGCCGGCTGGGAGCGCCGCGTGACCGCCGGTGAAAAGGAGCTGGCGGACAAGAACACCACCGCCGACCGCAAGAAGTGGCTGAAGAGCCGCATCGCCATGCTCAAGCGCGGGATCACGGACATGAAGGGCCGCTCGTTCCTGATCGCCGAATACGATCCGTTCATCGTGATCCCCATCAATATCCTCGGGGCCACCGGCGATCCCTTCGCGCCGAACGTCGGCGACTACGCGCTGGTGATCTACGGGGACAAGATCCTGCCCGCGATCGTGGGCGACGGCGGGCCGAACTACAAGGTGGGCGAGGCCTCGCTGCGGATCGCCAAGGAGCTGAACGTGAGGGCCACGCCCTACAACCGTCCGGTATCCGACCTGAAGGTGACCTACCTGGTGTTTCCGGGAACCCGCGAGACGGCCGGTCCGCCGGATTACGATGCGTGGCGTAGCAAGTGCGATGCTCTCGTGAAGGAGTTCGGCGGCCTCGGGGAAAGTTACAAGATTGGCGAGTGGAAGAACCTGCTCGCGCCGCCCCAACCGCCACCGGTGGTGGTGCCACCCGGCGGCCAGCCGGTGCCGACCTTGCCGGGAGGGGCGCAGCCACCCGCGCCGACGGCTCCGGCGGTGCCCTCGTCGCCGAGACCGGGACCGGCGATTCCGCCGACCACCACGCCTTCGGCAAACCCGGCTCCGGCACCGCCATCGGTGCCACCGGGTGTGACCGCGCCGAAACCGAGCGGGAATTGAGTCCGATCAGGCCAACGCCTGCCGCCGTTCCTCGATGATCTCGGGGAGTTCGAACAGTTCGATGTAACCCGCTGGCTCGGGTGAGCGGGGGAGTTGGACGACTTCGAACGAGAGGATGTCCTCCGCCAGCGAGCGCTCGCCGATGGCGGTGGCGAGGACTTCGCCCACGGCCGCGCGGGCGTGGGAGGGAGAGGTGGAGGTGAAATTGGGAATGCCCACCCGGATGGCGATGCGTCCGGCTTCGGATTGGTCTTCCAGCGTTAGGAACCACATCGCCTGGGGCTCGAAACGGATGCCCTGATGGTTGGTGGTGAAGGCGAAGCCGTAGGCGGGCTTCAGGGCGGTGAACTTCCACCCGGGGAGGGAAGGGGCGGCGGCCACGAGCGCCTCGGCCAGCGGCTTGCTGGGGGCGTGGGTGCCGATGGTGACGATCAGTTCCTGAATGCCGCCGCGGGATTCGGGCGTTTCGAGGCCGAGACGGGGGGCGAGGGCCCTGAGCTGGGCGAGGGTCTCCTTGCGGATGGCTGAGTCCGCGTTGGGGAGGGACGCGAGATCGGTCAAATGGTTCTGGAACCAGTTCCAGAACCCTTGGATCGCTTCGGGGGAGGTGTTCATAAGGGGTGGGACAGACGACAGGCCGGATTGGCATGTCTCTTCCAACCAACTACACCCCCGCCCCCCGGGCAAGGGGGACTTGTCATATTTTGCTGTCCGCCCCGTGGTCCTCGTCGTCCTCTTCGAGCAATTTGCGCTGTTTTTCCGCCGAAATGGCCTTGATGACGCCCAAAAGCAGGAACAGGCAGATGACGGTGACGGCTGCTTCCAGGATCGGCAGCGGGCCGTGTTCGGCTTCCCCTTGGAAGAACCGGACGAGGCCCATGATGTTGAAAATGCCGCGTCCGAACCCGAGCAGGGCGATCACGCCGCCGCCGATCAGGCCGTGCCAGAACCAGCGGATCGAGAACATGCCGCAGATGATGAGGCCGCCGCCGAGGGCGAGGGCTCCGTTCAGGAAACCCATGGCATCGGCCTGTTCCAGTGCCTTGAAAGCAGCCCCGGCGAGGGAGAGGATGGCGAATCCGCACAGGAAAAAAAGAAAGCGCATGGCGGCAGCATTTCCCTCCGTGCGCTCGGGTCAATCCTGAAGCGAGGGGCATTGACACACCGGCCCGGTCAGGGCGTGGTGGGCGCATGGAGCGGCAGATATGGTGCGATGACGGGCTGATCGCGGCGGAGGATCTCCGGATCTCCCCGTTTGACCGTGGGCTGACCGTGGGACTCGGCTTGTTTGAGACCATTCTGGCGGTGAACGGGCGGCCGGTGTTCCTGGAGCGACATCTGGCCCGGCATCGCGTGGGTTGCGGGCGTCTGGGCTGGGAAATGCCTGTACTGGAAAAAGTAGCAGTGGCGATTCGCACGGTGGTCGAGGCGAACGGTTTGAGCGCTGGAAGGGCGCGCGTGCGCCTGTTCCAGACCGCCGGGGAAGGGGGCTTGGACGATTGTGCCGCTGGCTTGTATCGCAAGTTTCTTGTGAGCGCGGTTCCGGCGGCCCCAGCATTGGAGAACGTGAGTGTCACTTTCTCGAAATGGCCGCGCAACGAGCGCTCGGCGCTGGCGGGCTTGAAATGCGCCTCCTACGCCGAGAACCTGCTGGCGCTGGCGGAGGCCCGCCGCCAGGGCTACGACGAGGTCTATTTCCTCACGACCCGCGGCGATGTCTGCGAGACCGCCACCGCCAACCTCTTCGTGGTGAAGGGCGGGCGGATCACCACGCCGCCGCTGGCCGCCGGATGCCTGCCGGGCGTCACCCGCGGGTGGCTGTTGGAGAGCGGCCCGGAACTCGGGCTCGAGGTCAGCGAGGACCGGGTGACCCGGAACGATCTATTGGACGCGGACGAGGTGTTTCTAACGTCCGCCACCCGCGGGCCGGTGCCGGTTTCCCGCCTGGACGGCCGGGAATACGGACCTGCCCCGGCCTCGGCCCGGTGCCGGGAGGCCTGGGAACAGGCGGTCCAACGAAAGGATTAGAACCACCCCTGCGTTTTTGCTTCCGCGTACGCGGGAACACTCCCTAGCGTCGATTTTATTCCATCCCATTGCCATGCCACGCCCTGTCACACTCTTCACCGGCCAGTGGGCCGACCTGCCCCTCGAAAAGCTCGCCGCTCTCGCGCAGCAAATGGGCTATGAAGGCCTCGAACTCGCCTGTTGGGGCGACCATTTCGACGTTGAAGCCGCCGCGTCCTCCGCGACCTATGTCAAAGAGAAGTGGGAACTGCTGGCCGACCACGGCCTGACCTGCTTCGCGATCTCGAACCACCTCGTGGGTCAGGCGATCTGCGACAACATCGACGAGCGCCACCAGTCGATCCTGTCCGAGGAGATCTGGGGTGACGGTTCCCCGGAAGGTGTCCGCCAGCGTGCGGCCCAGAACATGGCCACCGCCGCGAAGGCCGCCCGCGCGTTCTTCAACGCCAAGCCGGGCCGCCAGGGCAAGGACGACTTCCCGGCCGTGGTGAACGGTTTCACCGGCTCCTCGATCTGGCACTCGATCTACGCCTTCCCGCCGACCACGCAGGCCTATTACGAGAAGGGCTTCCAGGATTTCGCAAAGCGCTTCCTGCCGATCCTCGACACCTTCGAGCAGAACGACGTGAACTTCGCCCTCGAGGTGCACCCGACCGAGATCGCCTTCGACATCGTCTCCGCCCAGCGCGCGATCGAGGCCGTGGGCGGCCACAAGCGTTTCGGCTTCAACTTCGACCCGTCCCACCTCGGCTACCAGGGCGTGGACTACGTGAAGTTCATCCGCACCTTCGGCAGCCGCATCTTCCACTGCCACGTGAAGGACGCGTGGTGGGGCCATGGCGACGGCAGCGTGGGTGTCTTCGGCGGCCACACCGATTTCGGCGACGCCCGCCGTTTCTGGGACTTCCGTTCCCCGGGTCGCGGTGACGTGAAATTCGAGGACGTCATTGTCGCCCTCAACGACGTGGGCTACCAAGGCCCGCTCTCCGTCGAGTGGGAGGACATCCGCATGGATCGCGTCCACGGTGGCACGGAGGCCGCGGCCTTCGTCCGTAAGATCGATTTCGCGCCGAGCAATGTCGCGTTCGACGCGGCCTTCGACAAGGCGAAGCAGTAAATCGCGGGACGTTATGGGTTAGAGGTTATTGGGGAAGAAATCCCCATGCGCGCCTCTGACCCAATAACCTCTAACAAATAACTTATAACTTCATTTCATGAGCCGTAAAATTCGCATGGGCATGGTCGGCGGTGGCCGCGGTGCCTTCATCGGCGCCGTGCATCGCATGGCTGCCAATCTCGACGGGCAGATCGAACTGGTCTGCGGTGCTTTCTCCTCCGATCCGCAGCGCTCGAAAGACTCCGGCGCGGATTTCTTCCTGCCGGCGAATCGTTGTTATCCGGACTGGAAGACGATGATCGAGTCCGAGGCCAAGCTGCCGGAAGGCGAGCGCATGGACTTCGTGGCGATCGTCACCCCGAACCACGTCCATTTCCCGCCGGCGAAATACGCGCTGGAGAACGGTTTCCACGTCCTGTCCGACAAGCCCGCGACCTTCGACCTCGCCGAGGCCAAGGAACTCCAGGGCATCGTCGAGAAGTCCGGCCAGCTCTACGGCCTGACCCACAACTACACCGGCTATCCGCTGGTGAAGGAAGCGCGCGACATGATCGCCGCGGGCAAGCTCGGCAAGATCCGCAAGGTGGTGGTCGAGTATCCCCAGGGTTGGCTGTCCAGCCGCGTCGAGGAGAGCGGCCAGAAGCAGGCCGCGTGGCGCACCGATCCGAGCAAGAGCGGCGCCGCCGGTTGCATCGGTGACATCGGCACGCACGCCGAGAACCTCGCCGAATACATCACCGGCCTGGAGATCGAGGAACTCGCTGCCGACATCACCGCCTTCGTGCCGGGCCGCCAGCTTGATGACGATGGCAACGTGCTGCTCCGTTTCAAGGGCGGCGCGAAGGGCGTGCTCCACGCGTCCCAGATCTCCGCGGGCGAGGAGAACAACCTCAACATCCGCGTCTACGGCGAACTCGGCGGCCTTGAATGGCGCCAGATGGAGCCGAACACGATGATCGTGAAGTGGCTCGACAAGCCGACCGAGATCTACCGCACCGGCCTCGGCTACCTTGGCAAGAACGCCGCCGCCGCCGCCCGCATCCCGGCCGGTCACCCCGAGGGCTATCTCGAGGCCTTCGCGAACATCTACCGCAATTTCGCCGGCCACATCCGCGCCACGCTGGAAGGCCGTGAAATCGCCAAGGATGAGCCCATCCTCGATTACCCGAAGATCGCCGACGGTGTCCGCGGCATGGCGTTCATCAACGCCGTGGTCGCGTCCTCCCAGGCGAACGCCACCTGGACGCCGCTCGACTGAGCCGGTAAACCCTCTCGAAAAGGCGGAGTTGGACGGCTCCGCCTTTTCTTTTCCCCTCCGTCGCGGTTTTCCGGGATGGAGGGATCCAGTCCAAACCATCGCATGCCATCCATGAAAACCGCCCTGACCCTCCTGTCCGTTCTCGCGGGCTTTTCGCTGTCCGCCGCGCACGCCGCGCCGCCAGCGGATGCCGCGCAGAAGATCGCCGCCGCCCTTCCCGAGAAGGCCTACGCCAAGCCCGCCAAGGCGCGGAAGCTGCTGGTCTTCTCCGTGACCAACGGCTTCCACCACGACTCGATCGAAACCGGCCACATGGCCTTCACCGAGCTCGGCAAGAAGACCGGCGCCTTCGAAGCGGTGGTCAGTGACGACTTGGAGAACTTCGAAGTCGAGAAGCTGAAGGGCTTCGACGGTGTGTGCTTCCTGAGCACCACGCTGGAGGTCTTCATGCCGCATCCGGACAAGCTCAAGACAATGAGCCCGGACGAGGTGAAGCAGGCCGAGGAACGCTGCGCCCGCCTGCAGAAGAACCTGCTCGATTTCATCAAGTCCGGCCGGGCCTTCGTGGGCATCCACGCCGCGACCGACACCTTCTACAAGTGGCCGGAATACGGTGACATGATCGGCGGCCAGTTCGACGGGCACCCGTGGACCGCTGGCACGCTGGTGAGCATCAAGGTGGAGCCGGGCCAGGAGAAGAACCCGCTGGTGGCGATGTTCGAGGGCAAGAACATCGAGTTCAAGGAGGAGATCTACCAGATGAAGTCGCCGCCGTATGACTCGAAGAAGCAGGACGTGGTGCTGCGCCTCGACACGGACAAGTCCCCGATGGACCTCAAAGGCATCAAGCGCACCGACAAGGACTTCGGCATCTCGTGGGCGAAGCACTTCGGCAAGGGCCGGGTGTTCTATTCCTCGCTGGGCCACAACCACGACATCTACTTCAATCCGCTCGTGCTGAAGCATTACCTCGCCGGCATCCAGTGGGCGCTGGGTGACTACCAGGTGGATGTGAAGAATTGATCGATCGAGAAATCCGGCGATCAGCGCACGTTTTCGACAAGGCAAAGCTCTGGAAGGGGCTT comes from Luteolibacter sp. LG18 and encodes:
- a CDS encoding Minf_1886 family protein encodes the protein MQPVQFEQAVLAIVGRDKRYEPHGFFFLKDALDFTLKRVADGNTGSARHVSGQELLDGFRDLALDQFGPMGATLMGEWGIRECSDVGEMVFLLIEEGMFGKQDSDSKEDFTGKFTLSEALTHPFLPKRLIPAVKPTPTKKVRK
- a CDS encoding endonuclease/exonuclease/phosphatase family protein, which translates into the protein MNAARTRRRLGWALVGASLGLHFVTMFAFSRQPDRLAAFTVAPIWIWGLIGLALSCSAFLFLRASLSLIVTGIWAVTVLLFADEAQVLVNLAKQAPAPGAAAPYKGQPVVRVMTINCAHSEFGNPVPDIAAWQPDVVLLQEVSPAEVKSVADALYDGHGDYRFHESNGIVTRWKIKREVRNPAFREQQLTLLTPTGREIEVVNIHLTSAATDLRLWNRSAWRTHREVRQARRQELSTALQLLEQTAPFPSRPTLLGGDFNSPASDPVHLLLARDFTDAFSAAGTGWGDTFQRRVPILRLDCLYSTHQLKAVRCQAVTSRNTDHRLVVADFLLLNG
- a CDS encoding YbaB/EbfC family nucleoid-associated protein, encoding MNIQKLMKQAQQMQAGLAAKQEELAQRTVEASVGGGKVTVVSTCAGDVLSIKIDPSVVDPSDVEFLQDLVLKGVQEAVNKGKEFAAAEMKKLTGGLGIPGL
- the dnaX gene encoding DNA polymerase III subunit gamma/tau, which produces MSYQVFARKYRPKTFDDVLGQDHVVRTLRNAIEQKRLAHAYLFVGPRGTGKTSTARILAKALNCTGGPKADFNPDEDVCVEIAEGRSLDVLEIDGASNNGVEQVRDLRESVRFAPARGQFKIYYIDEVHMLSNAAFNALLKTLEEPPPHVKFIFATTEANKILPTILSRCQRFDLRPIPTELIAKHLLHIAREENVKLDDAAAWAVAKGADGGMRDAQSMLDQLVAFCGDHITEANVLDVFGFTSREKVAQLASALLARQTAAALSLIQKEAESGRELGQLLGELVGAMRALLVAKLDSSADGDGIPAELWQSLLAAADPYPADRILSAIDVFAETEGRMKWSTNKRLHFELGLIKAVQVLGEVRLSDVIKVLAKGADAIGDAGFPVPAPAATAIPAVPVAPPPAPDRKSEPEPEPAPVFEPEPAPEPVYEPAYEAPPIREPEPEPPPVAKVWEPEVESDFPAPVSSVPKRTHDAITSRFDSLIAAAPEHSEPPPPLVEPPPFKSAEPAAPPEPPKPARPQADESFHRDPLIEHALTALEGRVVG
- a CDS encoding GAF domain-containing protein, whose translation is MRIPERDEKQRLYEDARLRISGLTAGEPDRIARMAGIVSVLHGLMPHYYWTGFYRVLGGGLVIGPYQGTVGCARIAWGRGVCGAAWQTGETQVVADVHAFPGHIACDALSESEIVVPVRDRDGRIVAVFDVDSTLPGAFDDIDRIGLEWIFSAWGE
- a CDS encoding glycoside hydrolase family 75 protein; this translates as MSDRKDSNHISGVKRRQVGQFGKTAPRWALLLFVLGLVAAGFLFTPVPGKIKRGLREVFAPKGGPVGKSQQEVEELLQREGDRIRAEKDAEAQREIDDLRKDLEAARKVTSRPDTPVNPPQNQVPDEPLGPETDVRQLRSGIPFKVELKFDHGTLASKERVTPDSYAALYTLSVRLPAPAKTLAELQTSNPKLGAMLPGLEEILKKGEVSKWYYTLYDNKTARIKRDATALNELLTKHNLFDCETILNLKTEAGRRAMLLQADMDVVSDGSDGDRLPTMPEEIVNSPNYQPFTSYGWAKKSQVPNPIVAGWERRVTAGEKELADKNTTADRKKWLKSRIAMLKRGITDMKGRSFLIAEYDPFIVIPINILGATGDPFAPNVGDYALVIYGDKILPAIVGDGGPNYKVGEASLRIAKELNVRATPYNRPVSDLKVTYLVFPGTRETAGPPDYDAWRSKCDALVKEFGGLGESYKIGEWKNLLAPPQPPPVVVPPGGQPVPTLPGGAQPPAPTAPAVPSSPRPGPAIPPTTTPSANPAPAPPSVPPGVTAPKPSGN
- a CDS encoding aminotransferase class IV; this translates as MERQIWCDDGLIAAEDLRISPFDRGLTVGLGLFETILAVNGRPVFLERHLARHRVGCGRLGWEMPVLEKVAVAIRTVVEANGLSAGRARVRLFQTAGEGGLDDCAAGLYRKFLVSAVPAAPALENVSVTFSKWPRNERSALAGLKCASYAENLLALAEARRQGYDEVYFLTTRGDVCETATANLFVVKGGRITTPPLAAGCLPGVTRGWLLESGPELGLEVSEDRVTRNDLLDADEVFLTSATRGPVPVSRLDGREYGPAPASARCREAWEQAVQRKD
- a CDS encoding sugar phosphate isomerase/epimerase → MPRPVTLFTGQWADLPLEKLAALAQQMGYEGLELACWGDHFDVEAAASSATYVKEKWELLADHGLTCFAISNHLVGQAICDNIDERHQSILSEEIWGDGSPEGVRQRAAQNMATAAKAARAFFNAKPGRQGKDDFPAVVNGFTGSSIWHSIYAFPPTTQAYYEKGFQDFAKRFLPILDTFEQNDVNFALEVHPTEIAFDIVSAQRAIEAVGGHKRFGFNFDPSHLGYQGVDYVKFIRTFGSRIFHCHVKDAWWGHGDGSVGVFGGHTDFGDARRFWDFRSPGRGDVKFEDVIVALNDVGYQGPLSVEWEDIRMDRVHGGTEAAAFVRKIDFAPSNVAFDAAFDKAKQ
- a CDS encoding Gfo/Idh/MocA family oxidoreductase produces the protein MSRKIRMGMVGGGRGAFIGAVHRMAANLDGQIELVCGAFSSDPQRSKDSGADFFLPANRCYPDWKTMIESEAKLPEGERMDFVAIVTPNHVHFPPAKYALENGFHVLSDKPATFDLAEAKELQGIVEKSGQLYGLTHNYTGYPLVKEARDMIAAGKLGKIRKVVVEYPQGWLSSRVEESGQKQAAWRTDPSKSGAAGCIGDIGTHAENLAEYITGLEIEELAADITAFVPGRQLDDDGNVLLRFKGGAKGVLHASQISAGEENNLNIRVYGELGGLEWRQMEPNTMIVKWLDKPTEIYRTGLGYLGKNAAAAARIPAGHPEGYLEAFANIYRNFAGHIRATLEGREIAKDEPILDYPKIADGVRGMAFINAVVASSQANATWTPLD
- a CDS encoding ThuA domain-containing protein, with the translated sequence MKTALTLLSVLAGFSLSAAHAAPPADAAQKIAAALPEKAYAKPAKARKLLVFSVTNGFHHDSIETGHMAFTELGKKTGAFEAVVSDDLENFEVEKLKGFDGVCFLSTTLEVFMPHPDKLKTMSPDEVKQAEERCARLQKNLLDFIKSGRAFVGIHAATDTFYKWPEYGDMIGGQFDGHPWTAGTLVSIKVEPGQEKNPLVAMFEGKNIEFKEEIYQMKSPPYDSKKQDVVLRLDTDKSPMDLKGIKRTDKDFGISWAKHFGKGRVFYSSLGHNHDIYFNPLVLKHYLAGIQWALGDYQVDVKN